In bacterium, the following proteins share a genomic window:
- a CDS encoding ABC transporter ATP-binding protein produces MLSRRFWEYIQRHRRAYLWGYAAVLASILMAQLSPWALKLAIDGIRQNVSSTRLLAYAGVLVLLALLEGACNYTMRIQILGAAYRIEAELRRDYFAHLQRMHLGFFQAAKIGDLMARAVNDIRAVQRFAGVGLMRSCHTTVMLIVSVAFMFSIDGRLTVWTMTVLPLVTVLFVALGRQIHQRFDRVQAQFSALSARAQENFSGIRVVKAFAQEDAETASFRVENEKLVDTNLMLARIQGALWPAIGLILGIAAVLLLWQGGSDVIRRRITLGQMVQFSYYLARLSFPMIALGWVTNLWQQGRASMERLDEIFMQSPRIADAPNPVVLDAPHGRIEFRDVTFAYGTTPILSHITLSIPAGSSVAIVGPTGAGKSTLVNLIPRLFDVSEGQVLIDGHDVREIALPSLRRAIGIIPQETFLFSDTLSENIALGDATATEDAIAGAAAVAGIAGDVEEFPHKYATVVGERGVTLSGGQKQRTAIARALLRDPSILILDDALSSVDTHTEEMILTGLRRIKASRTVLLISHRISTIQDADLIVVLNEGRIVEQGTHASLLAQGGLYTGLVEKQLIRDALEAEDPAP; encoded by the coding sequence ATGCTCAGCCGACGATTCTGGGAGTACATCCAGCGGCACCGGCGTGCGTACCTCTGGGGGTATGCGGCGGTGCTCGCATCGATCCTGATGGCCCAGCTCTCCCCGTGGGCGCTGAAGCTCGCCATCGACGGCATCCGGCAAAACGTGTCGAGCACGCGGCTGCTCGCGTACGCGGGCGTCCTGGTGCTCCTGGCGTTGCTGGAGGGTGCCTGCAACTATACCATGCGGATTCAGATCCTGGGCGCAGCATACCGGATAGAGGCGGAGCTGCGACGGGACTACTTCGCGCACCTACAGCGGATGCACCTGGGATTCTTCCAGGCGGCGAAGATCGGAGACCTGATGGCGCGCGCGGTCAACGACATCCGGGCGGTCCAGCGATTCGCCGGGGTGGGCTTGATGCGGTCCTGCCATACCACCGTCATGCTGATCGTCTCCGTGGCGTTCATGTTCTCGATCGACGGCCGACTGACGGTATGGACGATGACGGTCCTCCCGTTGGTCACCGTGCTCTTCGTGGCGCTGGGGCGGCAGATCCACCAGCGGTTCGACCGAGTGCAGGCACAGTTCAGCGCGCTCTCCGCCCGGGCGCAGGAAAACTTCAGCGGCATCCGCGTCGTCAAGGCCTTCGCTCAAGAAGACGCCGAAACCGCCAGCTTCCGCGTGGAGAACGAAAAGCTCGTCGACACCAACCTGATGCTGGCCAGGATTCAAGGAGCGCTCTGGCCGGCGATCGGGCTCATCCTCGGCATCGCGGCCGTCCTGCTCCTCTGGCAGGGAGGAAGCGACGTGATCCGCAGGCGGATCACCCTCGGCCAGATGGTGCAGTTCTCCTACTACCTGGCCCGGCTCAGCTTCCCCATGATCGCGTTGGGGTGGGTCACGAACCTCTGGCAGCAGGGGCGCGCGTCGATGGAGCGGCTGGACGAAATCTTCATGCAGTCTCCGCGGATCGCGGACGCCCCGAACCCCGTCGTCCTCGACGCCCCACACGGCCGGATCGAGTTTCGCGACGTGACCTTTGCCTACGGCACGACGCCGATCCTGAGCCACATCACCCTCTCCATCCCCGCGGGGAGCAGCGTCGCGATCGTCGGCCCCACCGGAGCGGGGAAAAGCACGCTGGTCAACCTGATCCCGCGTCTCTTCGACGTGAGCGAGGGACAGGTCCTCATCGACGGCCACGACGTCCGCGAGATCGCCCTCCCGTCGCTGAGGCGAGCGATCGGCATCATCCCGCAGGAAACATTCCTGTTCTCAGACACGCTGTCCGAGAACATCGCCCTCGGCGACGCCACCGCGACCGAGGACGCGATTGCCGGCGCCGCGGCCGTCGCCGGGATCGCCGGGGACGTGGAGGAGTTCCCCCACAAATATGCCACGGTCGTCGGCGAGCGCGGGGTAACCCTGTCCGGCGGCCAGAAGCAGCGAACCGCGATCGCCCGCGCGCTCCTCCGCGATCCGAGCATCCTCATCTTGGATGACGCGCTGAGCAGTGTGGACACCCACACCGAGGAGATGATCCTCACCGGACTCAGACGGATCAAAGCGTCGCGGACGGTGCTCTTGATCTCCCACAGGATCTCCACGATCCAAGACGCCGATCTGATCGTGGTCCTGAACGAAGGACGCATCGTCGAACAGGGCACGCATGCCTCGCTGCTCGCGCAGGGAGGGCTCTACACGGGGCTGGTTGAGAAACAGCTGATCCGGGACGCCCTGGAGGCCGAGGATCCGGCGCCGTGA
- a CDS encoding ABC transporter ATP-binding protein, with translation MSVHFQEDDILGKTYDARLIGRLLGYVRPYRGVTGLAVALLLLASFTDLVGPYLYRIAIDRYIVPGAAGGARAGDLRGVAQIAVLYLGVLGIGFIARWLQSYLMQVVGQRAMYDLRMHIFRHVQELPIGFFARTPVGRLLTRVTNDVDALNELITSGVVAIFGDIATLFGIMAVMLWMDWRLALVVFSVLPLVYLITEQFRLRARDAYRAVRTRLARINAYLNEQFMGVTVVQLFTHERESLRKFEALNTDYLDASLSATRNFSQFYPAIQVVGTIAVALLLWFGGGQAVRHAVTLGVLVAALQYADRFFEPIRDISDKFNIFQAAMASSERIFRLVDEPVTLQDPPDPVELPRVEGRIEFRDVWFAYEEDEGWVLRGVSFTIEPGQTVAVVGHTGAGKTSIINLLTRFHDPQRGQVRIDNVDVRRVRQRDLRRRIGLVLQDVFLFSGTIADNIRLGNAAITDAQIREAARYVGADRFIDGLPQGYGTEVQERGARLSVGQKQLIAFARAIAQNPEIVLVLDEATSSVDADTEQLIQQALATLLRGRTSIIIAHRLSTIQHADRIIVLHKGRIAEEGTHRELLARGGIYAKLYQLQYKDQERTESIIADPRAT, from the coding sequence GTGAGCGTCCATTTTCAAGAAGACGACATTCTCGGAAAGACCTACGATGCCAGGCTGATCGGGCGACTGCTGGGATACGTGCGCCCGTATCGCGGGGTGACCGGGCTGGCCGTGGCGCTCCTCCTCCTGGCCTCGTTCACCGATCTGGTGGGCCCCTACCTGTACCGGATCGCCATCGATCGGTACATCGTGCCGGGGGCAGCGGGCGGAGCCAGGGCGGGAGATCTGCGCGGGGTGGCGCAGATCGCCGTCCTCTACCTGGGCGTCCTCGGGATCGGGTTCATCGCCCGGTGGCTCCAGAGCTACCTGATGCAGGTCGTCGGGCAGCGGGCAATGTACGACCTGCGGATGCACATCTTCCGGCACGTGCAGGAGCTGCCCATCGGGTTCTTCGCCCGGACGCCCGTGGGCCGACTGCTCACCCGCGTGACGAACGACGTCGACGCCCTCAACGAGCTGATTACGTCGGGGGTCGTGGCGATCTTCGGCGATATCGCCACGCTGTTCGGGATCATGGCGGTGATGCTGTGGATGGACTGGCGGTTGGCGCTCGTGGTGTTCTCTGTGCTGCCGCTGGTCTACCTGATCACCGAGCAGTTCCGCTTGCGGGCGAGAGACGCCTACCGGGCCGTGCGCACCCGCCTCGCGCGAATCAACGCCTACCTCAACGAACAGTTCATGGGGGTGACGGTCGTCCAGCTCTTCACGCACGAACGGGAGAGCCTGCGCAAGTTTGAGGCCCTGAACACCGATTACCTGGACGCGAGCCTCTCCGCGACGCGCAACTTCTCGCAGTTCTACCCGGCGATCCAGGTCGTGGGGACGATCGCCGTCGCCCTGCTGCTGTGGTTTGGAGGCGGACAGGCCGTCCGGCATGCCGTGACGCTGGGGGTCCTCGTCGCCGCGCTCCAGTACGCCGACCGCTTTTTCGAGCCGATCCGGGACATCTCGGACAAGTTCAACATCTTCCAGGCGGCGATGGCATCGTCCGAACGCATCTTCCGGCTGGTCGACGAACCCGTCACCCTGCAGGACCCCCCGGACCCCGTGGAGCTTCCCCGGGTGGAGGGACGGATCGAGTTCCGGGATGTCTGGTTCGCCTACGAAGAGGACGAGGGCTGGGTCTTGCGGGGGGTGTCCTTCACCATCGAGCCCGGGCAGACCGTCGCCGTCGTCGGGCACACCGGGGCCGGGAAAACCTCCATCATCAACCTGCTGACGCGTTTCCACGATCCGCAGCGGGGACAGGTGCGCATCGATAACGTCGACGTGCGCCGGGTGCGCCAGCGTGACCTGCGCCGACGCATCGGCCTCGTGCTGCAGGACGTGTTCCTCTTTTCCGGGACGATCGCGGACAACATCCGGTTGGGCAACGCCGCGATCACCGATGCGCAGATCCGCGAGGCCGCCCGCTACGTCGGGGCCGACCGGTTCATCGACGGACTCCCGCAGGGCTACGGCACAGAGGTACAGGAGCGCGGCGCCCGCCTCTCCGTCGGGCAGAAGCAGCTGATCGCGTTTGCCCGGGCGATCGCCCAAAACCCGGAGATCGTGCTGGTGCTCGACGAGGCGACGAGCAGCGTGGACGCGGACACCGAGCAGTTGATCCAGCAGGCGCTGGCCACACTCCTCCGCGGACGGACCTCGATCATCATCGCCCACCGGCTGTCGACGATCCAGCACGCCGACCGGATCATCGTGCTGCACAAGGGGCGGATCGCCGAGGAGGGGACCCACCGCGAACTGCTCGCCCGGGGCGGGATCTACGCCAAACTCTACCAGCTGCAGTATAAGGATCAGGAACGGACCGAATCGATCATCGCCGACCCGCGCGCGACCTGA
- a CDS encoding 4a-hydroxytetrahydrobiopterin dehydratase, with protein MATSPLADKKCVPCLGGVPPLTAAQIAPLLAQLDGWQVEEHKKLVKPFKFRNFVEAVDFVNAVTPVAEAEQHHPDLYVRWGEVRAYLWTHKIDGLTESDFVMAAKIDRVYTARRPR; from the coding sequence ATGGCGACAAGCCCGCTCGCCGACAAGAAGTGTGTTCCCTGCCTGGGAGGCGTCCCGCCCCTGACGGCGGCGCAGATCGCGCCGCTTCTGGCGCAACTCGACGGCTGGCAGGTCGAGGAGCACAAAAAGCTTGTGAAGCCGTTCAAATTTCGGAACTTCGTTGAGGCCGTGGATTTCGTCAACGCCGTGACCCCGGTCGCGGAGGCGGAACAGCATCACCCCGATCTCTACGTCCGCTGGGGGGAAGTCCGGGCCTACCTCTGGACCCACAAGATCGACGGCCTCACCGAAAGTGACTTTGTGATGGCCGCGAAGATCGACCGCGTGTACACCGCCCGGCGGCCGCGGTAG
- a CDS encoding fumarylacetoacetate hydrolase family protein: protein MRLVTFEHRGEARVGVQSDNVVIDLRGAWGKDGGPATMLALLSGGPAAIARAREVAGAAPASARLPLASVRLLAPIPRPPKMLCVGLNYRDHAEETGAAIPQVPIFFTKAPSCVIGPGAAIALPPESQQVDYEAEFAVVIGARCRRVTPEAARAAVAGYTIVNDVSARDWQFRTSQWFIGKTFDTFAPMGPALVTPDEVGDPHVLDVGLRLNGQEMQRSNTRHLIFGVFDLVAELSRVMTLEPGDVIATGTPGGVGFTRKPPVFLKPGDRVEITIAKLGTLANPASADGPA, encoded by the coding sequence ATGCGACTGGTGACCTTCGAACACCGCGGCGAAGCTCGCGTGGGGGTTCAGAGCGACAACGTGGTGATCGACCTCCGCGGCGCGTGGGGCAAGGACGGCGGCCCGGCGACGATGCTGGCGCTCCTCAGCGGCGGCCCCGCGGCCATCGCCCGCGCCCGCGAGGTCGCCGGGGCGGCGCCGGCGTCGGCACGGCTGCCCCTCGCCTCGGTCCGGCTGCTCGCGCCCATCCCCCGCCCTCCAAAGATGCTCTGCGTGGGGCTCAATTACCGCGACCACGCCGAGGAGACAGGGGCGGCGATCCCTCAGGTGCCGATCTTCTTCACCAAGGCTCCCTCCTGCGTCATCGGCCCGGGGGCGGCGATCGCGCTCCCGCCGGAGTCCCAGCAGGTCGACTATGAAGCAGAGTTCGCGGTCGTGATCGGCGCCAGGTGCCGGCGCGTCACCCCCGAGGCGGCGCGCGCCGCCGTCGCCGGCTACACGATCGTCAACGACGTCAGCGCGAGGGACTGGCAGTTCCGCACCAGCCAGTGGTTTATCGGGAAGACGTTCGACACCTTCGCGCCGATGGGCCCGGCGCTGGTGACCCCCGACGAGGTGGGCGATCCGCACGTCCTCGACGTCGGCCTGCGGCTCAACGGCCAGGAGATGCAGCGGTCCAACACCCGGCATCTCATCTTCGGGGTGTTCGACCTCGTTGCCGAGCTCTCGCGGGTGATGACGCTCGAGCCCGGCGACGTGATCGCGACCGGCACACCGGGAGGGGTGGGGTTCACCAGAAAGCCCCCGGTGTTCCTCAAGCCCGGAGACCGGGTCGAGATCACCATCGCCAAACTCGGCACGCTCGCCAACCCCGCCTCAGCCGACGGTCCGGCGTAG
- a CDS encoding creatininase family protein, producing the protein MSSSESVSTQYRYDLLTWPEINEAVAMKKVVILPVGATEQHGHHLPLDTDFKLASSVAYESGRRSPGDMLVMPPVPYGYTHHVQDFPGTINIEPATFIRYLVDITRSVAYHGFKRIIILNGHGSNHHLVEQAGRQTIMQTDALCVTLSWWQLVGTFWNKELRTSVIPGGCAHACELETSMYLHVDEAHVHTDKIKDHLADYKALPGEERWHFSDLTESSVATLIEWTSTYTPTGVIGQPEQATKEKGRRVFDHAVTQLVEMVRWFRTRPAPPRRERHASPPTFALPFGF; encoded by the coding sequence ATGAGTTCCTCGGAGTCAGTGTCGACGCAGTACCGCTACGACCTCTTGACCTGGCCGGAGATCAACGAGGCCGTGGCGATGAAGAAGGTGGTGATCCTGCCGGTGGGGGCGACCGAGCAGCACGGCCATCATCTTCCGCTGGACACCGATTTCAAGCTCGCGTCCTCGGTGGCCTACGAGTCCGGCCGCCGCTCGCCCGGGGACATGCTCGTCATGCCGCCGGTGCCCTATGGGTACACCCACCACGTCCAAGACTTCCCCGGTACCATCAACATCGAGCCCGCCACCTTCATCAGATACCTCGTGGATATCACCCGGTCGGTGGCCTACCATGGTTTCAAGCGGATCATCATCCTCAACGGCCACGGGTCCAACCATCATCTGGTCGAGCAGGCGGGCCGGCAGACGATTATGCAGACCGACGCCCTCTGCGTCACCCTCAGCTGGTGGCAGCTCGTCGGCACGTTCTGGAACAAGGAATTGCGAACCTCCGTGATTCCCGGAGGATGCGCCCACGCCTGCGAACTCGAGACGTCGATGTACCTTCACGTCGATGAGGCGCACGTGCACACCGACAAGATCAAGGACCACCTCGCGGATTACAAGGCGCTCCCCGGCGAAGAGCGGTGGCATTTCAGCGACCTGACCGAGAGCTCGGTCGCGACCCTGATCGAGTGGACGTCGACCTACACGCCGACCGGCGTGATCGGCCAGCCCGAGCAGGCGACCAAGGAGAAAGGGCGGCGGGTGTTTGACCACGCCGTCACCCAGCTGGTGGAGATGGTGCGCTGGTTCCGGACGCGGCCGGCCCCGCCGCGGCGGGAGCGGCACGCATCGCCGCCGACCTTCGCCCTGCCGTTCGGCTTCTAG
- a CDS encoding succinylglutamate desuccinylase/aspartoacylase family protein, translating to MSDSPIIASVDFDKPGKQVGRLQIPRSTNESGWSNLFVPLICLANGPGPTVVVTGGVHGDEPEGQIAALALARAVQPADVRGRLIILPCLSPEASRAYTRLWPSGANLNRSFPGSPAGPPDAQLADYLTRMLFPVADAICDMHSGGRSMRCLAWSEVHLVDNRGQRARMVEAMRSWITAYHFVYINIAGGGLLVDEAERQGKVVVGTELGGGGHATAGIHRLAERGLRNFLRQTGVLAGPVETRASLGLPEAVVLRALDPGDYHLSPESGLFEPLVELGETVGGGQVVGRLHFPDRPDRAPTEIVGQTSGTVCSLRAIAATTQGDCVMVVGHPCRHEELL from the coding sequence ATGAGCGACTCGCCGATCATCGCCAGCGTGGATTTCGACAAGCCGGGCAAACAGGTCGGCCGGCTCCAGATCCCTCGGTCCACCAACGAGAGCGGGTGGTCGAACCTCTTCGTCCCCCTGATCTGCCTCGCCAACGGCCCCGGGCCGACCGTGGTCGTGACGGGCGGGGTGCACGGGGACGAGCCCGAGGGGCAGATCGCCGCGCTCGCCCTGGCCCGGGCAGTCCAGCCGGCCGACGTGCGCGGACGGTTGATCATCCTCCCCTGTCTCTCCCCGGAGGCCTCGCGGGCCTACACCCGCCTCTGGCCGAGCGGGGCAAACCTCAACCGCAGCTTCCCCGGCTCTCCCGCCGGGCCTCCCGACGCGCAGCTCGCCGACTATCTCACCCGGATGTTGTTCCCGGTCGCGGATGCCATCTGCGACATGCACAGCGGCGGGCGATCGATGCGCTGCCTCGCGTGGTCGGAGGTGCACCTGGTCGACAACCGCGGGCAGCGGGCCCGGATGGTCGAAGCGATGCGGTCCTGGATCACCGCGTACCACTTCGTGTACATCAACATCGCCGGGGGAGGGCTGCTCGTGGACGAGGCCGAGCGGCAGGGGAAGGTGGTCGTCGGGACCGAGCTCGGGGGTGGGGGCCACGCCACCGCGGGGATCCACCGGTTGGCGGAACGCGGCCTGAGGAACTTTCTCAGGCAGACCGGCGTGCTGGCCGGCCCGGTGGAGACGCGGGCGTCGCTCGGCCTCCCCGAGGCCGTGGTCCTCCGCGCGCTGGATCCTGGCGACTACCACCTCTCCCCGGAGAGCGGCCTGTTCGAACCCCTGGTCGAACTCGGCGAGACGGTGGGGGGAGGACAGGTCGTCGGCCGGCTCCACTTCCCGGATCGGCCCGATCGCGCGCCGACGGAGATCGTCGGCCAGACCTCCGGGACCGTCTGCTCGCTGCGGGCGATCGCGGCGACGACGCAGGGCGACTGCGTGATGGTGGTGGGGCACCCCTGCCGGCACGAGGAACTCCTCTGA
- a CDS encoding ABC transporter permease → MTAQPLLDISIGAHSRMGTPRLWGQVSRLRRNTIGVLGAAIILVTVLIALLGPLAWQPDYASQASRRLLAPAAGHPLGTDELGRDELSRIIHGAQVSLQVGMISVVIALVAGTVIGVAASFYGRAVDAALMRGVDIMFAFPGLVLAILIAGLLGPSRTNAMIAIGIVYAPAFARVVRGSALSVLSLPYVEAARSLGTSDARIIVRHLLPNILAPLIVLTTVYLSTAILAEAALSFLGLGTQPPEPSWGSMLNASRSYMERAPWLAISPGLAIMTVVLGFNFLGDGLRDILDPQLRDA, encoded by the coding sequence ATGACCGCCCAACCGTTGCTCGATATCTCCATCGGCGCCCACTCCCGGATGGGTACACCGCGGCTCTGGGGGCAGGTTTCCCGCCTGCGGCGGAACACGATCGGCGTGCTCGGAGCCGCGATCATCCTCGTCACCGTGCTGATCGCACTGCTGGGACCCCTGGCCTGGCAGCCCGACTACGCCAGCCAGGCTTCCCGGCGGCTGCTCGCGCCGGCCGCCGGCCATCCGCTGGGGACCGACGAGCTCGGTCGGGACGAGTTGAGCCGGATCATCCACGGGGCGCAGGTCTCCCTCCAAGTCGGGATGATCTCGGTGGTGATCGCCCTCGTCGCCGGGACGGTGATCGGGGTCGCCGCGAGCTTCTACGGACGGGCGGTCGACGCGGCGCTGATGCGTGGGGTCGACATCATGTTCGCCTTCCCCGGCCTCGTCCTGGCGATCCTGATCGCGGGGCTGCTCGGCCCCAGCCGGACCAACGCGATGATCGCGATCGGCATCGTCTACGCCCCGGCCTTCGCGCGCGTCGTCCGGGGGTCGGCGTTGAGCGTGCTCAGCCTCCCCTATGTCGAGGCGGCGCGAAGCCTGGGAACGTCGGACGCCCGCATCATCGTCCGGCATCTCCTCCCCAACATCCTGGCGCCGCTGATCGTGCTCACCACGGTCTACCTGTCCACGGCGATCCTCGCCGAGGCCGCGCTGAGCTTCCTGGGGCTGGGGACGCAGCCGCCCGAGCCCTCGTGGGGGAGCATGCTGAACGCCTCGCGCTCCTACATGGAGCGGGCGCCCTGGCTGGCGATCTCGCCGGGGCTGGCCATCATGACCGTCGTGCTCGGCTTCAACTTTCTGGGGGACGGCCTGCGGGACATCCTCGACCCTCAACTCCGGGATGCATAG
- a CDS encoding ABC transporter permease, producing the protein MARFALHRLLLVVPTLVGMSVLIFAMVRLLPGDVVDAMLVGDASASAGAKQAVRKALGLADPLPLQYFRFAGGVVTGRLGTSLTSGEPVAKIMVRAIPITVELAALATITATAVGVPLGVVSAVRPNTGVDLAARVGGLVGLSLPNFWFATLALLVTSVFFHWIPPVTWIPPWQDPLGNLGQMALPALAIAVYLMAAVMRMTRASMLEVLRADYIRTARAKGAPAGVVMFRHALRNSLIPVITVIGFQVGTLMGGATIVEVIFGLPGMGYTLVQGIFTRDYTVIQFTALFLAAVFVIVNLCVDLLYGVLDPRIEQA; encoded by the coding sequence GTGGCTCGGTTTGCTCTGCACCGGTTGCTGCTCGTCGTTCCGACGCTGGTCGGGATGTCGGTGCTGATCTTCGCCATGGTCCGTCTGCTCCCCGGCGACGTCGTGGACGCGATGCTCGTCGGCGACGCCAGCGCCTCCGCGGGGGCCAAGCAGGCGGTCCGCAAGGCGCTGGGCCTGGCCGATCCGCTGCCGCTCCAGTATTTCCGCTTCGCCGGGGGGGTGGTCACCGGCAGACTCGGCACGTCGTTGACGAGCGGCGAGCCGGTGGCGAAGATCATGGTGCGGGCCATTCCGATCACGGTGGAGCTCGCGGCGCTCGCCACGATCACGGCGACCGCGGTGGGTGTGCCGCTGGGGGTGGTGTCGGCCGTTCGCCCGAATACCGGGGTCGATCTCGCGGCCCGCGTGGGGGGATTGGTCGGACTCTCGCTGCCCAACTTCTGGTTCGCCACGCTGGCGCTGCTCGTCACCTCCGTGTTCTTCCACTGGATCCCGCCCGTGACCTGGATCCCCCCCTGGCAGGACCCTCTCGGGAACCTCGGACAGATGGCCCTGCCGGCGCTCGCCATCGCCGTGTACCTGATGGCCGCGGTGATGCGGATGACGCGGGCGAGTATGCTCGAGGTCCTGCGGGCGGACTACATCCGCACCGCCCGGGCCAAGGGCGCGCCGGCGGGTGTGGTGATGTTCCGGCACGCGCTCCGGAACTCGCTGATTCCGGTGATCACGGTGATCGGATTTCAGGTCGGAACGCTGATGGGCGGAGCGACGATCGTCGAGGTGATTTTCGGCCTCCCCGGGATGGGCTACACGCTGGTGCAGGGGATCTTCACCCGCGACTACACGGTCATCCAGTTCACGGCGCTCTTTCTCGCCGCCGTGTTCGTGATCGTCAACCTGTGCGTCGATCTCCTCTACGGGGTGCTGGATCCCCGGATCGAACAGGCATGA
- a CDS encoding ABC transporter substrate-binding protein yields the protein MDATRIRGTMGCGVLSRRDFLIGAAALAGAGGVSLGVVGGAHAASAPKRGGKVTWGMTSDPVATIPFGAVNGSNFEITSLVYESLLGWDRQLSLKPALAESWEIPDDKTYIFRLRKGVKFHSGKALDAADVKYSLDLQKTPPPPGVTQSYYPKIAGVEVVDNYTVRVAMTQPDATMLGYLAWGRYSWIIPKGLYDRMDLRTHADGTGPFKLEEYIPNDHTRLSRFKDYWRPTLPYVDEITMKVLQDEQARVAALRSGAIDGASVTADSAATLRGDPSLETLKGLTAVFRELEFTLKNDGKPWDNVKVRQAVSAAINRQEIIEKVYGGDAVYTSKIPQGYGAWPLSQDALKLKWERYDIPRAKQLMAEAGFANGFSVTVQSIAHPIDYTQNAEVIKDQLKLINVNVTVQPLEIGTFARNNGRGEFEWQSTGRGMRGDPSGFLADFDPAGDVYKAWYQAGYNNKELTDLFYEGLRTTDRAKRLQIYRRLQEIVLTEWPAMPLVNPMKYQIVRRRLNGYYVSYDDTERGLIGAWVE from the coding sequence ATGGACGCGACGAGGATCCGAGGCACGATGGGGTGTGGGGTTCTCAGCCGGCGGGATTTCCTGATCGGGGCCGCGGCACTGGCCGGGGCGGGAGGGGTGTCGCTCGGCGTCGTCGGAGGCGCGCACGCGGCGAGCGCGCCGAAGCGGGGGGGCAAGGTCACCTGGGGGATGACGTCGGATCCGGTGGCGACGATCCCCTTTGGCGCCGTCAACGGATCGAACTTCGAGATCACGTCGCTCGTCTACGAGTCGCTGTTGGGGTGGGACCGCCAGTTGAGCCTCAAGCCGGCGCTGGCCGAGTCGTGGGAGATTCCCGACGACAAGACCTACATCTTCCGGCTGCGCAAGGGGGTGAAGTTCCACAGCGGCAAGGCGCTCGACGCCGCCGACGTCAAGTACTCGCTCGACCTGCAGAAGACCCCCCCGCCCCCCGGGGTCACGCAGAGCTACTATCCGAAGATTGCCGGCGTCGAGGTCGTGGACAACTACACGGTGCGCGTGGCCATGACCCAACCCGACGCCACGATGCTGGGCTATCTGGCCTGGGGACGATACTCGTGGATCATCCCCAAGGGGCTGTACGACCGGATGGATCTGCGCACCCACGCCGACGGGACCGGGCCGTTCAAGTTGGAAGAGTACATTCCCAACGACCATACGCGCTTGAGCCGGTTCAAGGATTACTGGCGGCCCACGCTCCCGTACGTCGATGAGATCACCATGAAGGTCCTGCAGGACGAGCAAGCCCGGGTGGCCGCGCTGCGTTCCGGGGCGATCGATGGGGCATCCGTGACCGCCGACTCGGCCGCCACCCTTCGGGGCGACCCGTCGCTGGAGACTTTGAAGGGGTTGACCGCCGTCTTCCGGGAGCTGGAATTCACCCTGAAGAACGACGGCAAGCCGTGGGACAACGTCAAAGTTCGCCAGGCGGTAAGCGCGGCGATCAACCGTCAGGAGATCATCGAGAAAGTGTACGGCGGCGACGCCGTGTACACGAGCAAGATCCCGCAGGGCTACGGGGCGTGGCCCCTCTCTCAGGATGCCCTCAAGCTCAAGTGGGAGCGCTACGACATCCCCCGGGCCAAGCAGTTGATGGCGGAGGCCGGATTCGCGAACGGCTTCTCGGTGACGGTGCAGTCGATCGCGCATCCGATCGATTATACGCAGAACGCCGAGGTGATCAAGGACCAGTTGAAGCTGATCAACGTCAACGTGACGGTGCAGCCGCTCGAGATCGGCACCTTTGCCCGGAACAACGGCCGGGGAGAGTTTGAGTGGCAGTCCACCGGCCGGGGGATGCGCGGAGACCCCAGCGGGTTCCTCGCCGATTTCGATCCCGCGGGCGACGTGTACAAGGCGTGGTATCAGGCCGGGTACAACAACAAGGAGTTGACGGACCTGTTCTACGAGGGCCTGCGCACCACCGATCGGGCGAAGCGGCTCCAGATTTACCGGCGGCTGCAGGAGATCGTGCTGACGGAGTGGCCGGCGATGCCGCTGGTCAACCCGATGAAATATCAGATCGTGCGCCGGCGGCTGAACGGATACTACGTGTCGTACGACGACACGGAGCGAGGTCTGATCGGGGCCTGGGTGGAGTGA